Within Fusarium keratoplasticum isolate Fu6.1 chromosome 8, whole genome shotgun sequence, the genomic segment GCACCAAAACGTCGGTTTGGCGCCCCAATGATGGCTACCAGTGCAGAAGGAGACCAATACTTGCTCAACACCTTGGGAATGGGGATAAGTGCAAGGCTTGATTCCTGCGATGTGTATTCAGTTCAAGCGGACAGCCTACCTTTCCAGATGGCTCCCGTCGGGCCGTCCGCGAGATTGTGTCACACCCTCACAGATCTTGGATCATCTGGTGTCCTGCTGGTTGGAGGCCGTGCCTCACCGTCTAGAGCTTTCACAGACTGTTGGCTCTTCAGCCAAGTCTCCAACAGTTGGGAGAAAACATTTGACCTTCCCGTCTCACTTTTCAGGCACTCTACTGTCCGCCTACCGAACTCGTCTCTTGCTTTGGTTTTCGGTGGCAAGACAGGGCCATCCAAGATATCACCCGACTACTTTATCTTCCATCCCGTCAAAGGGTGGCTTAAATGTACGGTCTCAGGCGTTGTTCCCGACTCTGTCTTTGGCTCCTCTGCTGCTACTTCAGTCGACGTGGCGAGCAAGCCGGGAACGTTCCAAGGTTTGCTATGCGGAGGCATCAAGGAAGATGGGAAAATCAGTAACAACGCTTATATCTGGACTGTTGAGGTTACTGGTACCGAGGTGGGTTTGTTTACGAAGTATTGGTCCAACTTTACTGACACTCTTTCCCAGCCATCTATTCACTTCGAGAGTGTGACAGACTTCGACAAACATGCGTGGGCACTATCAGTGTTCGGTGCCCAGTCTGTCGATATAGGTCCCCTGACTGTCTTGTGCGGTGGTGTCGGACAAGACCCATCTTCACAAGGACAGTCGGTCGCCTGTGTCTCCCTTTCTGGAGGACGACTTACTACGTTTGCGGCGATGTTGAGCGACAAAATTGAGGAACTGCCCTTtatggttggatcttcggTTATTTCCTTGAATTCTCGTCTCGTCATTGTTGGCGGAGGGGCTACATGCTTCTCGATGGGAACATTCTGGGACACAGGTGTTTACACGGCTGACTTTACGAATGTCGTGTCCGACACTTCTGGTCTACAGTCAACCACCTGCAAGCGACTGAGTATTGGTTACGCGGATTCGCCCAAGCTCACGCATCCCAGTACTGATGGAGCAGACCGACTCATGCCGCAAGGCAAAGCTACGATCACGACGATACCGCGCGTTCAGTTGAAGTCGGGAACTAGCATGGAGAAGCTGATCCGAGAAAGAAAGCCAGTCATCATTGAGGGGCTGGACCTAGGAGGATGCGTGGAGAAGTGGACGCCAGAGTATATGGTTCAGCGTTTGGGCGAGACAAAAGAGGTATGTTAAATCCATGTGTGGGCTCGGAGAATCATGTGTAAGGTGGTCGTACTAAGGGCATCTATTATCAGGTCATCGTCCACGAGTGCCAAACCACCACGGGCAAGCTGgacttcaactccaagaacTTCCGCTACGTCACTGAAACGTTCAAGGAGTTCATGGGCAAGGCAGCAAGGGGAGAGGGGCTATACCTCCGTGCTCTCTCAGAAGAAAAGCCCTCCGAGGCGCCAGCGAATCTTGCAGAGGACTTTCCCTCCCTCGCAGAAGATTTTCGGCTTCCGACGGAGCTCGACTACATCACTGAGCGACTGTTTAGCTCCGTATTGAGAATATCTGGACGTGCCAACATGTGGTTGCACTACGATGCAAGTTACCTACCCCTGGGGAGGTTGAGATGAACTGGCTAACAGTTTCCCTGCAGGTCATGGCCAACGTCTACACGCAGATTCGTGGTTCGAAACGCATGATACTCTTCCCACCTACTGATGTCAGGCATCTGGCATTCGCGCCTGGTGCCTCAAGTTCGAGCCTGGATGTCTTTTCTGCCCTTGACCAGCACCAGCTAGCGTTGACTCACCCGTACGAGGCGATGCTGAATCCGGGCGACGTCCTGTTCCTCCCTGCCATGTGGTTTCACACGGCGACCCCAACGGCGGATTTGAGCGTGGCAGTCAACGTCTTCTTCCGCGATCTGGAGGGCGGGTATTCAACAGGCCGGGATGTGTATGGGAACAGGGATCTGGCGGCGTACGAGAAGGGAAGACAGGACGTCGCACGCATAGCCAAGAGCTTTGAGCGGCTGCCCCCTGAACTTCGTCACTTCTACCTTGCTCGACTTGCAGATGAGCTGTTGCACGAGCAGGCCTGATGCTGACGGAGAGATGACAGGTCCCAAGGAtgtgtgtgagtgtgtgtgtgacCAGGTATCGGAGATAGAGCTGCCCAAGTACGTATCTACGCAGGCAAAGGCGGCGCCGAAATTTGATCAGAATCGACGCCAATCTCGAGTGGGAATAGCCAGGTTGCATAAGCTTGCCGAAACCTTGTGGATGAATTACGCCGCGCACGGGTTCCTGATGAGTGCCCGTTTGGAACGGTCAGACTTTGTGAATGCGGAAAGGTTTTCACCTGCGGTGAGGTCAGAGCGCGATTTGGCTTTGCgatggaggacgaggagcccCCCTTGAGCGTTTGGCGACCAAGACGAGCTTGGCGCCCCTTGCAGAAGTTGGATGCCTCGGCTGTTAGTGAGCCAGAGCCTGGCCGTGCTCTTCTCTTGCACGACATCAATCGAGAGTTGCCCGCGCGTCCGAAGATCCACCCCGAATGCTCCCCTCGATCTCATTTTTTCTCAAGATGCGATACGATAAAAAGTGACGGGTAAAAAACCCGGCCAGACCCGCCTCTAACGAATCAATCATCGAGATCAGATCCATGGTAGTATCGCCTCCCCCGTCGCGCCCAGATCACGAAAGCAAAGCAAAATCTAACCTGCCAATCCATAGGGCGGAGCGAGGTCGAGACCGAGTTCTTATGGAGCAGAGATGGTCAAGCGTGCAGCACGGGGCCAATGCTGAGAGAGTTCCATCCACCCAGCACTCaggcccagaagaagaagcaaacaCGCTGCTTTGGGCGGGCCATATCGTACCATGGCCAAGTGACAGAGGGTCTCAAGACACGGGAAACAAGTTCATGCGGGATGTCGTTGCCACGACATGGGCTGGGCGGAGCCATGGAAAGAAATGAAACAAAGAAGAAAGTTGGGTGCGGAACCCAGAGAACTTGCAAGTCAGCCGCCGACAATGTCCGAGGTTTGCTGGCCGGACCAGACTCTCAGCACGCCTTTTTCACCGACAGGCTGAGATTGCCCGCTGAACAGGCATTATGCCGCTCAATGAGAACTTTATGGCCGAGGCCTGGCTGGTGGCGCTTCAGAATGGACCTGAATGAGCCTTGTGGACGGGGCTGAGGCTTGGACCAACAACCACCGCAATACAGTGACCAGCGCCAGGAACCAAAACTCTGATGCTAGCGTCTTTTTAACAAGTGCATGGAGGGAGATGCGAAAGGGGAACAGACAGTTGCTGACCCTCCCCTCAACTAAGCTTTGGGCTGGCCGTTTGTGATGCCCCATTCCAGGCGAGGTCTGAGCTCTTAGACAAGATTCCGAGTACCAAGCAATCGTTCGGATCGACACGCTGTTCTAACTCTTGGCGTGTCCCGCTCGCGCTCCCAAGATGCATCAACCACGAGCTTCCGAAACATGCGGTGCAGGCGGCACGAGAGAGTGGGTAGAGCAAGACTCTAGAATAGCCTTGTTATCTATCCGCCCGGACGCGCGGTATAATACTTTTTGCATCTCGATTTCAAAGCGGCCGGCCTCAACTAGGTTCCACCGCTCCCGCACAAGAGGCACAGGGAGGCTTGACGCCAGGCGCCATTCAATTACCACAGTATGCGGGCTTTGTGAACCCCCCCTTCGAGGGCCTCTGTCCTATTGTAAGCTCTTCCCGTGTAAACAATGCCCAATCTCAGTAACATCGCCGGCAACCCTCGCCAGCACAGGCCTTGGCATCGTTCAGCAAGCCACGGCGTGCAGATCTTGAACAAGCACAGAACCAACCCTGCTTGCTGCGGCGAGCCCCATCGTTTTCTGCAATTCTGGCCGGTACCGAGTGTcagatgctgctgctgatacAGATCAGATCATCCGCCCAGAGTTCCCAGCAGTCAGGGTCACTCACTGATCGACGTCGAGCTGCCAAAATCTCAACCCAAAACGATCCCTGTCCTCCGGATCTCACAGGGCAAGCTCTACGGATATCGTCTTTGCAATCTCCCGACGGCATGGTTGGGCGGACCCTCAGCTATCTCCAGCAGGTTCCACACATCACTTCATCGTGACATCGTTTCCTTTTCTGTGTACCTGGATCTGAGAGCCCGTGCAGAGATATCCTGGCTTCTATTCGGGGACACAAGCGGAAGTGTCGTGAAAGACACGGGAGCCACGTAAACACCCATAATGCCGGGGCATATTGTCCTTGTTTTTTTCTCGCTTTCAGCCCCCCCTTCAATGTGCCTTCTATGTCATTgtgtttttcttttccccCTCTTGTGTTTGCCATCTCATCATTCAAGGACTCCCTTGACAAGGTGGTGCTAGCTTGATAGCTCATGACCACTCTCAGAGGAGAGCAGCCGCTTGACCTTCGTCATGGCTAGTGCTGTTTGGACCTCTTGTGCAATGCCAAGCTTGCCTTTTCAACTCCCGAGGTACCCGAAGTCGACGaatagcagcagcaggaatCCAAGGGCCAGCTTGTTTCTCAGACATTGGCCTCTCCCGTCTTCCCCGCTCTCCCTGCAGCATTGTCCCAGTCCATGTTGGCCTCCCCGCTCTCAGCTCTCAACACCCTAGTTCACTTAGCCTTGACAGGAAGGCagagggaaaaagaaaagacttGACAAAACCTCCGGCCCAAGGCCTCGAGTCCCAACCCCAGCCCAGGTACGTGGACCTGGCCTAGAGAGCGCTTGCATCATTGTTAGTCCACGGCGTGGACCTGGGGGGTGCTCCTTTCATCTCACGGGAAAGCACCCATCCAATTGCGCTGGCCAGATGCAGCATCTCCCAGCTCCCATCGGAGCTTTTGTCACTCCCCAGCGGAGCCACCCCGTCACCTTAGTGACTTGATGAGGCATGTTGACAGCTTTGCCGACACTAGTCAAGGTATCCGGCGCCCGTTGTACGAATTCTTGGCTTGATTTAGTGCCCTCGCCTTGATACAGCACCGCAGCCCTCAAGCCACGACTGTGCTGCAACCTTGCCTCTATTGGCCAAGTCTAAGGAGAGATCGCATCTGCAGTCCAGCTCCGACGGCCCCCGATTGAGCGCCAAGCCCACCACACTAGCATCCCCCATGTCCACGTCTTGTTCTGTTAGTGCCAGTCACAGAGTGAGCACTCGATGTGCATTTGGCTCCCTTGGGGTAAACCCAGAGGCCCCAACTGACTGCTGGATGGACAAGCCACCTCAGGTGAATGCGACTGAGCAGTGGCTAGACCGATATGGCAAAACTCCACCAGAAGCAATGCGCAAATGCCTGGTCCTTGGCATGTATGTGTCGGTTAAGAACCTCCCGTGTCCCGTCACGTCTCCTCGGGTCAAGTAAggatcgtcttcttctctaAGCACGGCGGCAGCAACTCGCAGTTGCTCCCCCTCGGGCCACTCCTTTCCACCATGTCTGCCCAGGACCTGCTTCGCGAGTATCAGGGCCACATCGTGCCCCAGAGCTACAATGCCGGGTTTGTAGCCCTTAGCTACGTCGTCAGTCTTGTCGGTGCTGGCTCGACGCTGGAGCTCATCAACCGACGAACGGGCCTTCGGGGTCTTTTCAACCAGTACGCCTCTCcctcgacattgtcgagtCTAGAACCCCATTAGACAAGATATTGACCATGACAGTCTCCTACTTATGAGCTCGGCCGTTACTATGGGGGGAGTGTCCATCTGGTGTATGGTGGGTAACCGTGCTGTCTATGTTTAATCACTTACCATGACTTACCAAACCTTCCGTCTCGCAGCATTTCATCGGCAACCGAGCTATCGATCTCGCCAACGGGGAGCCGGAGATGCAAGTTGCGTACTCGAGTGGGTTTACCGCCGTCTCATTCTTCGTTCCCATCCTAGTTCTCCTGACTGCCTTCATCGCCGTCGGCACCAACAATACCGTTTCATGGTGGAGGCTTATCAGTGGTGGTGTCCTATGTGGCACTGCCGTCTGTGGAATGCACTACCTCGGCAACGCTTCCATCGATAACTATACATGCGTTTATCGACCTGCCTATGTCGTGGGAtctgccatcatcgccgtcgtggCGAGCAACGttgccttggccatgttcttCGTCTTCAGAGCCATGTGGGCCAACTCATGGTGGAAGAGAGTTATCTCGGCTGTGGTGCTCGCCGGTGCGGTATCGGGAATGCATTGGTGTGCCGCCGTAGGAACCCGTTACCGTctggtcaagatcaagcctGAGGGCAATGAGCCGTCGAGGACCGCCACAGTGGTTGTGGTCATCTGCTTGGTAAGTCTATGGCTTTGCTCGACCTCGGGCGGATGTCGCTAACCTCGAAAAGTCGCTAGGAGCCTGTTTCATCATCGCAGTGTTGGCCATCCTCAGAGCGAGAAACATGAGGAGGTCAGCCCTCCGTGCCCAGCAGATCACACTTGCTGCCGCCGTTTTCGACAAAGCAGGGAGAATCCTCGTCGACCCGGATGGATACATTCCCAGTACGGTCGTTACCGACTCCTTCTTGGAAAGGGTAAGTGCGAAGCTTCATTATACACGTAGTTAGACCGCTGACCAGCGCAGAATACCAAAGAGGGATTCGGCATCGGCCACCCCTTGTTCCATTGGATGTTCCAAGCGTCGAGAAACTGGGGCATGATCTCAAGCCTTGTTGGCGGCATGAAGCAGCATATTTCACAGCTCCCGCATACTCGTACCCATAAGGACGGGCGCCACGGCATCCAACTTGTGAGCGAGCATGGTGAGATGATCGAGGGTTATGACATGATCTTTCGAGAGCTCTTctgcctcgccgccgccgctctgGCTGACCGACTTCGAGAAGACCTCGCTTCGATCGGAGTCTTGTGGGACGAGATTCTGCCCACAGGTGCGAATGGCAGACGGGCACGACCTCAACTGCGGAAGCCATCTAGTGCAGGTGTCATCACTTCGGATGGTAGCGATGCCAACGAGGACAGCCATATCAGCCTCGACCTCGCTGAGAAGGGCGTGGGTGCCTGGCAACAAGCTTATGGACGTGGTTCTTTGATGTTTCTGGTCCACCGCACTGGGTCTGACCGTGATTCTGAGCGATTCGTCTCGGCCGGCTATCGCTTTGCTGAGTTGCACCAGGTCAGCGACATTATCAGATCAAGCATGCAGATTCAAAGTCACGAATTCGAAACGAAACTCCGGGACATGTCGACTTACACGGGCGAGCAGAACCAGAACCTCCCAGGCGTTCATCTCGGCTTCTTCGCAATCCGAGCTCGGGTGAGCTCTGGATTCGAGGTTCTCGTTAGGAAGGGTGCACGAAACCTTCTCCCGACTATGCCCCTCCCGCTCAAGTCTCTTGAAGACTGGCACATGCATTACCTCGCAAAGTTTGATAACATGCCGTTATCGAAAATTGCTCAGAGATGCAAAGAAGATTCCCAACGAAGCACTCGGGAGGCAGAATTCGCGGGACAGCTCACAGAGACCATCGAGTCTCTGCGAGAATGGATCCAGGAGCCCCTTTTCGATGATGCAGTCCTGACATCGACGACAGTTCGCATCCCTTGTcgcggagaagaaggaaggacGGAAGCGACCATGATAGCGATGCGACTTGTGATCCCCATTCATTCGGTTCTAACCAGTCCCAACTGCGAGTTTGTACCCCTCGGTTTCTTCAAGATGCGCCAGGTGTCGGAGCAGTTCTATCAGGAGTTTGCACGGGGCGTTCATCGGGAATTCGGCCATGTTGTCAAAGCAGCAGAGCGCCGTGAAGGATCCCCAGACAGCGGCGCAGGATTGTCGCCTAACCTGTGGCCTTTTGGTCGATCAGACCCTCCAA encodes:
- a CDS encoding TRNA wybutosine-synthesizing protein 4 gives rise to the protein MVKEKPVALRATKTQALDDLIMGTNSSSIVSKRSVERLYYPHELHFFRYFVPKFQRRAPLINRGYWLRLRAIDVIVRDFITSSKLDRKKVVINLGCGSDVLPWQCYHRYGDNCEDTIFLDVDYPDLMRKKRAIVLGTPELRELLGPEPYISEKDTDHVLLRSDKYCQIGCDLRELDALRQCLETFLPLSDCSVLFVAEVSITYMDTASADALIQWASSIGQAEFCLLEQILPHGPEHPFARTMLSHFNKLNTSLKSVHQYQTLESQRQRFETRGWGHVDIWDLWEAWNSEVFLSSAERAALDDIEPFDEWEEFVLFSRHYFVMHATAYPRSDQAAGQYSSLPTPERVVKVDMNALGSRGAPKRRFGAPMMATSAEGDQYLLNTLGMGISARLDSCDVYSVQADSLPFQMAPVGPSARLCHTLTDLGSSGVLLVGGRASPSRAFTDCWLFSQVSNSWEKTFDLPVSLFRHSTVRLPNSSLALVFGGKTGPSKISPDYFIFHPVKGWLKCTVSGVVPDSVFGSSAATSVDVASKPGTFQGLLCGGIKEDGKISNNAYIWTVEVTGTEPSIHFESVTDFDKHAWALSVFGAQSVDIGPLTVLCGGVGQDPSSQGQSVACVSLSGGRLTTFAAMLSDKIEELPFMVGSSVISLNSRLVIVGGGATCFSMGTFWDTGVYTADFTNVVSDTSGLQSTTCKRLSIGYADSPKLTHPSTDGADRLMPQGKATITTIPRVQLKSGTSMEKLIRERKPVIIEGLDLGGCVEKWTPEYMVQRLGETKEVIVHECQTTTGKLDFNSKNFRYVTETFKEFMGKAARGEGLYLRALSEEKPSEAPANLAEDFPSLAEDFRLPTELDYITERLFSSVLRISGRANMWLHYDVMANVYTQIRGSKRMILFPPTDVRHLAFAPGASSSSLDVFSALDQHQLALTHPYEAMLNPGDVLFLPAMWFHTATPTADLSVAVNVFFRDLEGGYSTGRDVYGNRDLAAYEKGRQDVARIAKSFERLPPELRHFYLARLADELLHEQA
- a CDS encoding MHYT domain-containing protein, encoding MSAQDLLREYQGHIVPQSYNAGFVALSYVVSLVGAGSTLELINRRTGLRGLFNHLLLMSSAVTMGGVSIWCMHFIGNRAIDLANGEPEMQVAYSSGFTAVSFFVPILVLLTAFIAVGTNNTVSWWRLISGGVLCGTAVCGMHYLGNASIDNYTCVYRPAYVVGSAIIAVVASNVALAMFFVFRAMWANSWWKRVISAVVLAGAVSGMHWCAAVGTRYRLVKIKPEGNEPSRTATVVVVICLSLGACFIIAVLAILRARNMRRSALRAQQITLAAAVFDKAGRILVDPDGYIPSTVVTDSFLERNTKEGFGIGHPLFHWMFQASRNWGMISSLVGGMKQHISQLPHTRTHKDGRHGIQLVSEHGEMIEGYDMIFRELFCLAAAALADRLREDLASIGVLWDEILPTGANGRRARPQLRKPSSAGVITSDGSDANEDSHISLDLAEKGVGAWQQAYGRGSLMFLVHRTGSDRDSERFVSAGYRFAELHQVSDIIRSSMQIQSHEFETKLRDMSTYTGEQNQNLPGVHLGFFAIRARVSSGFEVLVRKGARNLLPTMPLPLKSLEDWHMHYLAKFDNMPLSKIAQRCKEDSQRSTREAEFAGQLTETIESLREWIQEPLFDDAVLTSTTVRIPCRGEEGRTEATMIAMRLVIPIHSVLTSPNCEFVPLGFFKMRQVSEQFYQEFARGVHREFGHVVKAAERREGSPDSGAGLSPNLWPFGRSDPPKGNRRKGKSIPNIAGRRISSPDSTRSSSTINLCPPTDVNRTRSIDSTDGPGTYQARDESPQTAPSYGGIMVFQEITIDVEEGKEAGRIQSKGSESSDTITIEKTNSTTSPAAGIELQSMGHIGTNVQADVGARNGPAHFASFVDVLFAETVESR